The DNA region tgctgatccattctcaataaaacatattactatatcaaatcagataagcaagtaacatgtattaaagcagtaagacatgctagcattcaaaagcaggaaagaaatccccaatctaccccgctcactggCCTCTtatatctcaatctaaaggatctatcgctctgataccacctgttgtggggacccggatgctaatcatcttattaatcgtcattgggactaatttaattaattataataaacatggtctaaattttttttttaaattgcggaacgtaatggcatacatcttaacatacacgtcagtattaaaagtgcaaatcttgcactatatacaatcagtctcaactaaggtttaacaactatataataagtgtttaaaccctaactctagtccaagtccgtagtctccactctaactcgatctttcttcacctctgtgaccctgaacatgtcccacctgttgccatgcacacatacagacaagacaacagccggataactccggtgagatataaatatcccagtataaacaatgtatcatataaaacatatataaaagcataaacaatcattaaaacatgtatctaatctgactacatgaatcaatacgaatctgtatttaagtcaatgacttattatcttatctcaacttatttctaacctagggatcccgatctaatttagactttggtatgctgtatcgaatgtctacaatagacgtcgatctacatctaagctcatcgatacaccgtaagtctagagtctacgcggttctgacaaagactcggcggttctgccctagctaggctgatctgccctaaactcaaactctggctttgctataattcaatagactaaacatatcaatctgataatctgcaaatatcaatgcaataaaataaagtatgtgattttgggaaactcaagtcagacctaactcgagttgtgcaatcccgaatcaacatttatttatacctttcttgttgtcgctctgatacaattgaAGTCTCGaatcaaagcctgtcaatgttcaatctggcaatgaaaatatcaatagactatatcaatattctattcaaatcaaaacatccccgtcttatcaaattctgacggtacaacagtacaatcttgcgatactgatAATACTATATCAGTCTATACCAATTCCAATCATTTACAATCAACCACCGTAAAAATATGACATCAATTCTAGTCAATctcattctgaaaatcataacacttccatattcagtccgtttcttaatctgacttcgattctacactgtctaacatgtcaagaacaacatatatgacatgtattcaattccaacaacatcataatttcaaaacatgtcaaaacgtagtaaaacttacgtcctgtagtagcctgcgttgataggaacacagtaccgaagtcggatttaaaatctaactgacggattgatcgcaaatcgaattctaaaattcaaaagctattttccctcgaagctttcgtttcctttcTTTCTTCTGAAGCTTTAAGGattactgtatatatatatatatatatatatatatatatatatatatatatacacgtaacATGCAcaaggacgagtggctcaatgtttgtagcacacgtctcgcgcatatgcgcgaccccaatcggcgcatatgcgcgagacactcggtctccgcgcgtatcctgcacatcgcctcgcgcatatgcgcgactcatctccgcgcatatgcgcgagactctctggagttcctcacataggcttcgcgcatatgcgcgacatcttccttgcatatgcgcgaggtcttctacctatttggcgcatgtgcgcgcatccggtcgcgcatgtgcgccgatgctactgtcctcgcacatcagtttttcacacgcgatctcatttcgtgtctcggttagccctttcataattatctcgattaaaaatcaataatcgtaatttagcacgatataaaatctcggaCATTACAATTTGTTCAGTAATATGTTGTCTTAGTTGGTCAAgagtaattaattaattaggtcTTTATTTATTTGAGGCTTGTTCAAAGATTAAGTTGAGATAAAAAACttgtatattaattttttattatcctTTGTCagcattatttttattattattaattagaaAAGAATATAATTCTGTCAAGTAATTTAAAGTTCGTTTTCtctaagaaaataatattaaatgttACGTTGGCATTCCGCAGCCATTTTTTAAAGGAACAGAAGGCTTTCAAGGACtcttaaaatatataatccaTAATAATGACTATATCCACGTAAAatcaattaataatatttaattaaatatacgatgaataaaataattattattgacttttatttatcattttcctgccattttattttattttattttccacATAAAAAATTGGATATGCCAGTGTCATGCTGGTGTAACGGATGAGAAATGATTGTtaactaaaattgaaatttaatttattggacaaaatttataatttttcattgattaaataaataattttaaatatatagaagatgatgatgataatAGTAAAGTTAAaagacaaaatttataaaaatataaaaattcttgtgagacgatctcacgagtcaattttgtgcgacaaatattatatttgagtcacccatgaaaatgtattactttttattttaaacattgacaGAATTGACTTGTATCATAAAGAGacaaaaactcgtgtgagatcggtctcacatgtcgtattttgtgagacgaatctcttatttgggttatccatgaaaaaatattactttttattgtgaatatcgatagggttgacccgtctcacaaataaaaattcgtgaaaccgtctcacaagagatctactctcaCAAATAACTAGTCACACACACAAAAGAATTACTTTTCACAAAAAACTactctctctcacacacacatatatatagatatatatgtatgtatatatataccaaTATTTTTTGATCTAAAAAAATCCAACTTCTAATTCAATCAAATGCtagattttatattattaatttaaccCCCACGGTTTCCTAGATTTCGGAGCACCACGTACAAAAGAGGTAGAAGTGGAACAGTGTGTAATGTGgtgtttaattaaaaagtaaaaagATGTCTTCTAACTTTAACAACGCAAAAATCATTCAGAAAACGAaacttgaagaaatttcagaattgtATAAAGTGTAATGGGATCCCACATTCTTGCTTACCTCAAGAAACCAAGtggaaataaaaattaaactctcTTATTCATTCTAACACGAAAATATTTGAACTCCTTTTGTCTGCTTGCTCTTTCTCTGGAGGTGGTTGAACTGCTATCTGTGTCACATTTTAAGGTACCGTCAcaacaatattgttcattttctaGTTATATATAATTTGGTGGATGTGTCAGGTCTGCATTTTCTTCACATTTCTTTACTGGTGTGGGTCGTTTCGCAGATGGGTTGcggttaaattttaaattttgcagCTGTAATGGTTTCCTTGGGGTTCTGAGGGTATTTACAATGGATCCTGAAAGTGGGGTTTATCAGAGTTGTGTAAAGGTGAGTTTTTTTTCCCATGTAGCTATATGATTCTTGAATGATGTCTTGTTGTGTTTTCTTGGttttttgattttgaattatttttgctATTGGAGGATTGCAGAAAGAATCTTGGAGAACAATGATGACGCTGGCTTATCAGAGTTTAGGTGTCGTGTATGGGGATTTGAGTATCTCACCATTGTATGTATATAAGAATACTTTTGCCGAAGACATTGAACATTCTGAGACCAATGAAGAAATCTTTGGGGTTCTATCTTTTGTATTTTGGACATTAACCTTGATTCCACTGTTGAAATATGTGTTCGTTGTGCTGAGAGCTGATGATAACGGTGAAGGAGGCACGTTTGCGTTGTATTCACTTTTATGCAGGCATGCCAATGTAAATCCATTGCCTAGTTTCCAGTCCGCAGATGAAGATTTGTGTAGTTACAAGAAGGATATTTCATGCCCTGCACCCTCAACTTTTGGGGCAAGGCTTAAGTCTTCACTCGAAAAACGCAGAGTTTTGCAGAGATTTTTGCACGTGTTGGCTCTTCTCGGTGCTTCTATGGTGATCGGGGATGGGATTTTGACTCCGGCTGTTTCGGGTATAGTTCTAGTTTGGCTTGAAATTTTGTTAAAATTCTTTAGCatttctgatttttttaaactttgattGACATGATATTTGTCGCCTGCTGTGCAGTTTTTTCGGCAGTTTCTGGTCTAGGACTTGCAATGGAAAGAGAGCACCACAAATGTAAGATACACCAAATTTCGCCCCTCGATTGTTCTGACTCAGTGGCGGAACAAGAAAATAGGTGAATGGGAAGAGGGGACAGAACGAAGAAGTAAAGACTTCCAGGACTCAGGGGCTAACTTTTGTTTTATGGTGTATATATTATTGGGAAAACATACATGTACATGATAAGAAAATATAGGAGGAAGGGGGCGACTGCTATGCTTCGCCCCTTTTCCCTCCGCCACTGCATTCTGATGCTTTTTTTGTGGTTAATTCCAAGTTTGCTATATTTTGAATTTCAAGTAAAGTTTTCCAAAGCATAGAACTAATAAATGCCATGCATTGGATTGAATTTCTGTTTTCCATTTTATGGCAGCAACTAGCAACTATCATCTTATTTCTGTGTGTACAACAGAGTTGAAGTTGTGAGAATAAATGGCTTAACTGTGTTTGTTGCGcgtaatatatttatatacattCAGATATCTATGTTATTTAGTTCAATATCTAATTTCTGTAAATGGGGGGCATATGAGAGATGAAATGAGATATTGTGCGAAGGTATGACTTTAATTGGTTAGAGGACTCATGTGtgcatatagattggtttctaAAGAAGGTTGAATTTTTAGAAATATATGAAAATCTGTGTTACTTGACATCAAGTCTTTATTCAAAAAGCATTTTAGCAGCAGACAAAGATGTTTTTATCTGATCTCTCAGAATGAACGCCTATAAACTACAAGTATAATTACATAATTTGCTCTTTCTTTCTAGATGTTTACTTACATtatttcagtattttcttaaatttatctcATTTCTACAATACATTATTATTTAGTCTTAAAAACACTGTTGACTCAATTCCTCTGTTACCTGAAATGCAATAATCGTGCAGATGTGGAAATCCCAGTTGCTTGTGTGGTACTAATTGCCTTGTTTGCCCTTCAACACTATGGCACTCACAGGGTTGGAATCTTCTTCGCACCTGTGGTCATAACATGGCTTTTGTGCATAAGCTGTATTGGTATTTACAATATTTTCCACTGGAATCCTCATGTTTATCAAGCTCTGTCACCACACTATATGTATACATTTCTAAAGAAAACCCAAGGAGGGGGTTGGATGTCATTGGGAGGAATCCTACTTTGCATAACAGGCAAGGAAAAGTAGATAACGAAATAGATTATAGTCTTTTTCTTCTAGAGGAATCtctaattttgatttttctaggTTCGGAAGCAATGTTTGCTGATCTTGGGCACTTTTCCCAGTCATCCATCAAGGTATAGTACTTGTTCTCAACCATCGATCATTGGGATCGTAATTTAACTTTGTACTCCTAACTTGCTTAAACTCTCCGTTCTTGGCATATTCTTTCTTCTATGCTTTAGCGGTTTTTAATTTAATGTTGAGGTTTATTATCTTGTATCAAACTTCTAACGCAATGTCGCAAAGTTATTTTTTATACACTAAAGCAAAGTGTTTTGATCGAAACTTCAATGAGTGACGgagttaattttattttatctaacAGACTGAGTCATGAATTTGCAGATAGCCTTCACATCCATTGTTTATCCATCACTAGTCCTTGCATACATGGGCCAAGCTGCATATCTCTCTAAGCATCATGTAATCGAAAATGATTATCGTATTGGATTTTATGTTTCTGTGCCTGGTATGTACCTTAAATTGTCATTCGTTAAATTCAAAGAACATTGGTATTTGCCCTCACTAAATTTATCTTGTGTTATTGTGTCAGAGAAACTAAGATGGCCTGTGCTGGTGATTGCTATACTTGCTTCAGTAGTTGGAAGCCAAGCCATTATAACGGGAACTTTCTCCATCATAAAACAGTGCTCTGCCTTTGGGTGCTTCCCTAAAGTTAAAATAGTGCACACCTCGTCAAAAATCCATGGCCAGATATATATTCCTGAGGTCAACTGGATCTTAATGCTGCTATGTTTAGCCGTCACTCTCGGTTTTAGAGACATCAAGAGTTTAGGCAACGCTTCAGGTAGATATTTTATGTTTCCTGAAGATCCAAAGTTAATCTTACTAAAGTTTTATGTTTTCCTTCATGAAGGTTTGGCAGTCATCACCGTAATGTTGGTCACAACGTGTTTGATGTCTCTTGTTATCGTGCTATGCTGGCGCCAAAATGTCGTTCTCGCAGTTTGCTTTGTCTTGTTCTTCGGGACACTCGAGTCCTTGTATTTCTGTGCATCTCTTGTCAAGTTTCTTGAAGGAGCATGGGTACCGGTTGCCATTTCATTCATCTTCATGATTGTGATGTGTGTCTGGCACTATGGAACGCTTAAGAAGTACGAGTATGATGTTGAAAATAAAGTATCTGTCGATTGGCTACTTGAGTTGGGCCCGAGTCTGGGCATCGTACGGGTTAAAGGCATTGGC from Primulina tabacum isolate GXHZ01 chromosome 14, ASM2559414v2, whole genome shotgun sequence includes:
- the LOC142524441 gene encoding potassium transporter 6-like; translation: MDPESGVYQSCVKKESWRTMMTLAYQSLGVVYGDLSISPLYVYKNTFAEDIEHSETNEEIFGVLSFVFWTLTLIPLLKYVFVVLRADDNGEGGTFALYSLLCRHANVNPLPSFQSADEDLCSYKKDISCPAPSTFGARLKSSLEKRRVLQRFLHVLALLGASMVIGDGILTPAVSVFSAVSGLGLAMEREHHKYVEIPVACVVLIALFALQHYGTHRVGIFFAPVVITWLLCISCIGIYNIFHWNPHVYQALSPHYMYTFLKKTQGGGWMSLGGILLCITGSEAMFADLGHFSQSSIKIAFTSIVYPSLVLAYMGQAAYLSKHHVIENDYRIGFYVSVPEKLRWPVLVIAILASVVGSQAIITGTFSIIKQCSAFGCFPKVKIVHTSSKIHGQIYIPEVNWILMLLCLAVTLGFRDIKSLGNASGLAVITVMLVTTCLMSLVIVLCWRQNVVLAVCFVLFFGTLESLYFCASLVKFLEGAWVPVAISFIFMIVMCVWHYGTLKKYEYDVENKVSVDWLLELGPSLGIVRVKGIGVIYTELVSGIPAIFSHFVTNLPAFHQVLVFLCVKSIPIPHVKHEERFLVGRIGPREYRTYRCIVRYGYRDAHKDDIQFENDLVCSIAEYIRTGKRNLNEPGKDSWKQNEKMVVVGTRSNHADSIQQREENGADPEKASTSELRETQSPPPVKPRKQVKFVIPGSPDTDKGAYEELRDLMEAREAGIAYIMGHSYVRTKQGSSWMKKMAINFGYEFLRRNSRASTCALSVPHATTLEVGMMYNI